The Prevotella melaninogenica region ATATCTTATCTTCTTTTCCAAAGCCTTTGTATCAAGTGCATGCTTATAAACCTCCAACTGCTTCTTACAAAAAGCAAGTGCCTTCTTTAGTATTCTGTTCTCTGGTGAGTCAATGTCATACACCTGGTAACGGCAGACATTGTCTGTAATACGTCCCTTCGCAAGGTTTCGCTGAATCGTTCTACTGACAAGGATATGTCCTTTAACCTTATTGTTTAGGTTTTCTTCAACCCTATAGTAACTCTTCTTCAACCCCTTTCTTACGATACGCTGAAGAATATTCAGATACTCTGTAATCAAGAAGATACTCAACAAGTCTTGCTTCTGACTGATACAGATAGAAGGTTTATCAAAACGAATGGTGAGTAAGTCTTTCAGATGCTCCATGTTATCAGGTTCTGCTAATGCCTCGTTTAACATACGAACATAGTCTATCTCAAAGCCGTCATTCATCTTAGGACTGACTTGTACTGCTAACTCCTCTTCCTTAATCCAGTCTACCCCAACGAAATAAGAGCCAGTGGCACAGATGCTATCCGCTTTACGAGATAGCTTCAGACAGAGTTCCTTCTCCTCACGCCCTCTTTTAACCCCACGCACAACTTCCGAGCCATCATCCATATAAGGGATGATAGCTTCACACTCAGTCTGCTGGAGATAAGTATTCTCCAACAACTGTTCTTGAAGTTGCACTACTCTCATTACTCGGTTGCTTGCTTATATAGTTGGTCGATAATATCTTGTGCCTCTGCTGTCAGCACACCATCACGAACATACTCTTCTAAAAGTGGAATAATCTCATATAGAAGACGATCGGTTGTATTATCATTCCCTTCCTCATCCTACATCAGGAAGTAACTATGACCAATCCAAACATCTTCTGGCTTATATTCATCAGACAAGGTATCTGCTGATTCGAGTTTCATAGTCAGGTCCCAACCACTCTCCTTATAATCACCAAAGTTCTTAACAAACAGACTACTAACCTTCTCAAAAAGATCCTCATCGAACCCATCTACTTCTAAGCCAAATGGCTTCTCTGCTATGAAAGCAAAACGTCGTCTGATAGCATAATCAAGCGAGCCCAAAGAGCGGTCGGCAGTATTCATGGTTGCAATCAGATAGACATTGTTTGGAATATGAAAAGCTTTCTTAGAGTAAGGCAGCACCACACTTTCAGCATTAATACGTCCCTTACGCTTGTCTGCTTCAAGCAGTGTTATCAGCTCGCCAAACACCTTCGAGACATTTCCACGGTTCAACTCGTCAATAACCATCACATAGGCTTTGTCGTTCTCCTCCATCTTAGAGGAAGTATCGTACTTCTCAAGAATTGATTTTACATCATTAAGCGTAATAGAATTCAAACGGTAGACAGAAGACTCTACCATTGTCTTACCATCATTCATCTCTACAATGTTCTCATTGATATTCTTTACAAGCCAGTTAACACGTCTAACACGCTTATAGTTAGGGAACTTATCCTCAAACTCATAATCACTAACAACGACTCCAATGGCATCAATCGTCTGACTTGAATAACACGACATAACGATATCGCCAATCTTCATCTTATTGATGTAAGCATCTAATATCTTTCTACCCGTTTCATTATGAATAGTCCAGTCGGTTTCATCAGAAATAACAGGACCATAGCCGTCCCATCCAATACGTATATGGTTATTCTCCATACACTCACGACGAACATTATTATCTCCCGTTCCTGCAAGTGAAACCTTCCAGACAACAGCATTATCAGAGATACCCACCTTCTTATCCTTAACTACAGGGCGTTCTGCCTCTTCACACAACTTCTTGAAGATTCCGCTTTCTATCTCGTAGGTTACTTGACTATTCTCGTTGACAACAGGGCGCAATCCTTCAATCCAATCCTCATAGTCTAAGGACTGATGGAAGGTTGTAAAGGCAATACGCTTTTCCGTTTTAAGCTGATTGTATCTGCTTACTATCTCCTCCCTACTCGGTTCTGCAGCCATAAACGCAGAATCACAAAGACGAACAGCAAGCTCTGGTACGTCATAAGTCTTACCAGTACCCGGCGCACCATATAATACTATGTTCTTACGTCGCTCCCATATACGGACAACATCATCATACCATACCCCTTTTGAACTATTATTTGTCTCTGTAGTCATCTTATTTTTCAATTCCTCTTTCATGTAATCTTTCATACACCAGAATAAAGTCTGCACCGCAAGGTTGAGCGGTTTATTCTTAAATCCTTTGATTTCATTCAGCATTATCTGCTGTATTTCCTCTCCATAGCTCTTTACGAAACCATTGACAAGTTCCATAAAGTGCTCATATTTCTTTCCTGCCTTTCGAGAAGTATAACCGAAGTAATCACAAATATTCTTATATATTTCATCCTTATAGAAAGTATAAGTCTTTGGATAAACACAGGTAAGCAAGGCTGATGCTGTACGCTCATCATTTGCAGTGTTCTTCCATTTACTTGGACACAAAGCCTTTATCTCTGACTTAAAAGCTGCTAATCGTTCGTTTAATGGAACAGACTCGTCAATCAGATGTTGACAGCAAACTCTTGTCTTGTCGGCTTCATTCTCAACCAAATACTTTATAACAGAATCAGTGCGAGGATTATCTATAACATTCTCTCCTCTAAGACCATCGAAGACTGCAAGCACATCTTTCCCTTCCGACCTATCAAGTAAGTTCCATTTATATTCTTCTTTATAACCATTAAAAGGTTTTCCATTTCTGAAGACATCTATAAGCGTTTTCATCAAATAGATTCTAAGGGCTTCTACAAGCTCATCACGCAGCTGCCATTGGAACCCTTGCTTTGTGTCCCAACCTTTTTGCATCGTAATACACCAGTAAGTATCTTTATCGTCTGCGTCTTTTACGCTAAATCTATTCAAGCGTTTTTGTACCCACTTAGAGAAGTTATACACCTTACTGTTATAATGCTCAGCAGGCTTCCCATATACTTGGGAAACCTTTACACAAGTTGCCTTATGTTCTTTTTGACGTAGGAAACACAGCAAAGCTTCATGATATGGCATTGACTTCTCATCACGTAGTAAATCAAGCCATTCCTCCGTGGTGACACCTATATCACCACAGCTATATTCTCCGTTTGTATTTATCGTCTTATATAATGTCTTTACAGCCATAAACTTAGCAGTCTTCAGTTATAATGCGCTATTAATATCCTCACAACTTACTTTTATTTTCATTTGCTGTCATTTTAACATTTGCGTAGAGTTCATTGTAAATCAACAAGTTAAACACCCACAACCAATGACAGAAGTGACAGGAAAGTTTGTTTTGAAGTGCCGAACTACAAATATAACGACTTTGTTTGACATATCGTTATTTTATGTTTACAAATTTTATTTTATATATTTTCCGCAAGTTCACCATAGAACTGCAATCCCTCGCGTAGGTGTAGCTTAATCATCTATACTAAAAACCATCGAGGAGTTTGGGGGCGAGCAGCTGCCATTGGCACAAAACCATTTCTATACTCAAAAGCGAGTACAGAAATGGTCATTCTTAAAGACTTGTTTCAAACAGTATGATTATCAAAATGGAACTTACATTTTGACACACCGTCCTTATATTGTTCTTATCTCCTTCGAAGAGAATCTACAGAGAGTTCAAGCCCAGATATTGGTCTGTCACTCTGTATAATAGAAACTAACGAATCATTTTCAAATGTTAATGCCGTTGTTATAATGAATCCTTCACATTGGACACGAGCAGGTTCCTTATAATACAAAACGTCTATTCTCTTATGGTTTCTTGTAAAAACATCAGACCTAAATGGAAAACCACATTGTTTTTTCACATCTGCTTTATTGAGTCCTAAACGAATGTCTGACACCGGAAATTTAGACAATGTAGGTGCAATAGAACAAGAGTAAAGCCCTAAGATAGAGACGCAAAATGATAATATTATTTTATTTAGTTTCATTTTTATCACCTTTTATGTTTAAGCATTGTTCGACACTTGTTATTTTTCAGAAGAAATAACAAACTCATTCTCGTCATTAGAACATCCCCAAAACAGAACGTTGTACGCAGTACAAGGGATGAAAGTAAAAGGATTTTTTCATGTCAATAAAGGTTCAATAATTATTCGCCATAAAGGTACATTTATTTTTTGTATCTTTATTAAAAGCGATAAATAATTTTACTCAGTTTCCATTATCTTTTTCTTTAATGCCCGATTAGCAATTATAACAAACATCTTTTCTTTCCTGCTCACAGGGGTATCGCGCATTCTACTCCCCTCCCTTTTGGGGAGGGGCGGGGGTGGGGTGATTTTCCCTCCACCATTTCACAGCAGCATTCATAATCTCCTTCATGCCGTCGAAAATCTCATCGATATTACTTTGTTTTAATTCACCGTTGCCTTCTCCACCTGCATGCTTGAGAATAAAGGTTTTATCATGGGGAGAATAACCACAAAGAGAACGGCTTTTAATCACATTTAAATCGTCTTCAAAGCGGTCAGGCGTGGTATCAATCACCTGAACATTCAGACGAGGCCATGTAGAGCATT contains the following coding sequences:
- a CDS encoding 5-methylcytosine restriction system specificity protein McrC, which encodes MRVVQLQEQLLENTYLQQTECEAIIPYMDDGSEVVRGVKRGREEKELCLKLSRKADSICATGSYFVGVDWIKEEELAVQVSPKMNDGFEIDYVRMLNEALAEPDNMEHLKDLLTIRFDKPSICISQKQDLLSIFLITEYLNILQRIVRKGLKKSYYRVEENLNNKVKGHILVSRTIQRNLAKGRITDNVCRYQVYDIDSPENRILKKALAFCKKQLEVYKHALDTKALEKKIRYVQPSFERVGDEISVKAMKTFKGNPVFKEYFTAVEYAQLLLRRFSYDITLVGKSQIVTPPFWIDMSKLFELYVFGKLKKIFTRKREIQYHVKAHYQELDYLLKPTEWTEPYVIDAKYKPRYKQGGGITIDDAREVSGYARLSKIYKELGLNEETALPIKCLIIYPDQDQEERFTFTKTEEPAFEKVSGYVRFYKLGIRLPVVQT
- a CDS encoding AAA family ATPase translates to MAVKTLYKTINTNGEYSCGDIGVTTEEWLDLLRDEKSMPYHEALLCFLRQKEHKATCVKVSQVYGKPAEHYNSKVYNFSKWVQKRLNRFSVKDADDKDTYWCITMQKGWDTKQGFQWQLRDELVEALRIYLMKTLIDVFRNGKPFNGYKEEYKWNLLDRSEGKDVLAVFDGLRGENVIDNPRTDSVIKYLVENEADKTRVCCQHLIDESVPLNERLAAFKSEIKALCPSKWKNTANDERTASALLTCVYPKTYTFYKDEIYKNICDYFGYTSRKAGKKYEHFMELVNGFVKSYGEEIQQIMLNEIKGFKNKPLNLAVQTLFWCMKDYMKEELKNKMTTETNNSSKGVWYDDVVRIWERRKNIVLYGAPGTGKTYDVPELAVRLCDSAFMAAEPSREEIVSRYNQLKTEKRIAFTTFHQSLDYEDWIEGLRPVVNENSQVTYEIESGIFKKLCEEAERPVVKDKKVGISDNAVVWKVSLAGTGDNNVRRECMENNHIRIGWDGYGPVISDETDWTIHNETGRKILDAYINKMKIGDIVMSCYSSQTIDAIGVVVSDYEFEDKFPNYKRVRRVNWLVKNINENIVEMNDGKTMVESSVYRLNSITLNDVKSILEKYDTSSKMEENDKAYVMVIDELNRGNVSKVFGELITLLEADKRKGRINAESVVLPYSKKAFHIPNNVYLIATMNTADRSLGSLDYAIRRRFAFIAEKPFGLEVDGFDEDLFEKVSSLFVKNFGDYKESGWDLTMKLESADTLSDEYKPEDVWIGHSYFLM